In the genome of Mucisphaera calidilacus, one region contains:
- a CDS encoding inverse autotransporter beta domain-containing protein, whose protein sequence is MAVCLASLGLATSLVSPALAQDDQVVSDRLYWDLILDIEGRFSTGRNIGQGDLFVPLTQLRDQLVFADFRFRYDDDASQEYNLGVGYRRLLGDKVILGGYGYFDHLISGNDNGFNQLTFGAEALLEHFEFRGNLYLPEDDEKGFGPSFASGQLLGGTLSYNTNQQVEKPLPGFDLEAGVRSPVREIDAWIYAGYFRFDDSGFETVAGPQVRAQWNIDTDAILPNSTLSTGVRWAEDDVRGSRTYFTIGIRFPLGFGGRPGGVTTPLPDWQPDRMVRRVERDIDIVTGARAAVVSSEPATIPGTGGTPFGTIDVVRDGGTAATGTGTLQNPSGDLVASIDSGAEIVILAGRRNDANQLIPYELAPGQSLNLNPGQSLLGGGSAIQITDASGNNPVTYFVPAFRGVVRQNDIFTDIINANDDTEIQRMYLVEGSSGIVIDDADNVSVFDTTIFGPSGDGVQIINGSTGVSIIAFGVQDEAGSGTIAGIRITGNTTSDVLLENLDLRSLPNQGIVIENQASAVTINRLDLNGTTGSTVGLSIDNASDVTVDGAVIRTFDSSAVAVTNASSNINIDDLITVGPGNAAAAVLIDNASGVTLTNPLIYDFANNGLEITNGSSDITVDSLRTRGGADSDTAIQLTGVSDITLTNSALLDFVAEDGAPPATPVTANRLLQATNVTDLTVDQFYATGFVGGASVADPDPDNDTNDYALGEIFDLDNVDDSTFANLDFDGVRVTSINNTPDSFDGVIVIRNGSENLTFTGATDPDDRSVIRTLGQLAGSMVRVTDSGNVTPITFTNFTFDLADNFEAADLPGNGTHLSVGNATVSFDNTIFRTNRDDNNDFIFYDTASGNTVDLSGTGNTFVNTELENATPSVSNGATTVNGGIDFDEPEGTLDGTGFTPAP, encoded by the coding sequence ATGGCCGTCTGTCTCGCGAGCCTCGGACTCGCCACCTCGCTGGTCAGCCCGGCCCTCGCCCAGGACGATCAGGTTGTCAGCGACCGGCTCTACTGGGACCTCATCCTCGACATCGAGGGGCGATTCAGCACCGGCCGCAATATCGGCCAGGGCGACCTGTTCGTCCCGCTCACCCAGCTGCGCGATCAGCTGGTCTTCGCCGACTTCCGCTTCCGCTACGACGACGACGCTTCGCAGGAATACAACCTCGGCGTCGGCTATCGCCGACTCCTGGGCGACAAGGTGATCCTCGGCGGCTACGGCTACTTCGACCACCTGATCTCCGGGAACGACAACGGCTTCAACCAGCTGACCTTCGGCGCCGAGGCCCTGCTCGAGCACTTCGAGTTCCGCGGTAACCTCTACCTGCCCGAGGACGACGAAAAAGGCTTCGGCCCCTCGTTCGCCAGCGGCCAACTCCTCGGCGGCACGCTCAGCTACAACACCAACCAGCAGGTCGAAAAACCGCTCCCCGGTTTCGACCTCGAGGCCGGCGTCCGCTCGCCCGTCCGCGAGATCGACGCCTGGATCTACGCCGGCTATTTCCGCTTCGACGACTCGGGCTTCGAGACCGTCGCGGGGCCGCAGGTCCGCGCCCAGTGGAACATCGACACCGACGCCATCCTCCCCAACTCGACCCTCTCGACAGGCGTCCGTTGGGCCGAGGACGACGTCCGCGGCAGCCGCACCTACTTCACCATCGGAATCCGCTTCCCGCTCGGCTTCGGCGGCAGGCCCGGCGGCGTCACCACCCCCCTGCCCGACTGGCAGCCCGACCGCATGGTCCGACGCGTCGAACGCGACATCGACATCGTCACCGGCGCCCGCGCCGCGGTCGTCAGCTCCGAGCCCGCGACCATCCCCGGCACCGGCGGCACGCCCTTCGGCACCATCGACGTCGTCCGTGATGGCGGCACCGCCGCCACCGGCACCGGCACGCTCCAGAATCCCTCCGGCGACCTCGTCGCCTCCATCGACTCCGGCGCTGAGATCGTCATCCTCGCGGGTCGTCGGAATGATGCGAACCAACTAATTCCCTACGAACTCGCGCCGGGTCAGTCGCTCAACCTCAACCCCGGACAGAGCTTGCTCGGCGGCGGGTCGGCCATACAGATCACCGACGCCTCGGGCAACAACCCGGTGACTTACTTCGTCCCCGCTTTCCGGGGTGTCGTCCGCCAAAACGACATCTTCACCGACATCATCAACGCCAACGACGACACCGAGATCCAGAGAATGTATCTGGTCGAGGGCAGCAGCGGCATCGTGATCGACGACGCCGACAACGTCAGTGTGTTTGACACGACCATCTTCGGGCCCTCCGGGGATGGCGTCCAGATCATCAACGGCTCGACCGGCGTGAGCATCATCGCGTTCGGCGTGCAGGACGAGGCCGGCTCCGGCACGATCGCGGGCATCCGGATCACCGGCAACACCACGTCGGACGTGCTGCTTGAGAACCTCGACCTCCGCTCGCTCCCCAACCAAGGCATCGTGATCGAGAACCAGGCCTCGGCCGTCACGATCAACCGGCTCGATCTCAACGGCACTACCGGCAGCACGGTCGGGCTGAGCATCGACAACGCCTCCGACGTCACCGTGGACGGAGCCGTCATCCGTACCTTCGACAGCTCCGCCGTCGCCGTCACCAACGCCAGCAGCAACATCAACATCGATGACCTGATCACCGTCGGTCCGGGCAACGCCGCCGCGGCCGTGCTGATCGACAACGCCTCCGGCGTCACGCTCACCAACCCGCTGATCTACGATTTCGCCAATAACGGCCTCGAGATCACCAACGGCAGCAGCGACATCACCGTGGACAGCCTCAGGACCCGTGGCGGAGCAGACTCGGACACAGCCATCCAACTGACCGGCGTCTCCGACATCACCCTGACCAACAGCGCCCTGCTCGACTTTGTCGCGGAAGACGGTGCCCCGCCCGCCACCCCCGTCACCGCCAACCGCCTGCTCCAGGCCACCAACGTCACCGACCTCACCGTCGATCAGTTCTACGCCACCGGATTCGTCGGCGGCGCATCGGTCGCGGACCCCGACCCGGACAACGACACCAACGATTATGCGTTGGGCGAGATATTCGACCTCGATAACGTCGACGACTCGACCTTCGCCAATCTCGACTTCGACGGCGTCCGCGTGACCTCCATCAATAACACGCCCGACAGCTTCGACGGCGTGATCGTCATCCGCAACGGCTCCGAGAACCTGACCTTCACCGGCGCCACCGACCCCGACGACCGCTCGGTCATCCGCACCCTCGGCCAGCTCGCCGGCTCGATGGTCCGCGTCACCGACTCGGGCAACGTCACGCCGATCACCTTCACCAACTTCACCTTCGACCTCGCCGACAACTTCGAGGCCGCCGACCTGCCCGGCAACGGCACGCACC
- a CDS encoding methyl-accepting chemotaxis protein, producing the protein MRLAQRFGLLIGLATGFSVLSLVVFTGLLFYNLTGSITSAIEEDGQSSLTAVIETMGTVCSTQDELLRVKINNDLNVARDRMVSAGGASLSDQTETWDIVNQFTKAGSTVELPRLSVGDTWLGKISSLEASAPLVDEVKALVGGTCTVFQRVNEAGDMLRVATNVAKLDGTRAIGTYIPATNPDGKPNGVVATLLSGETFRGRAYVVNDWYLTAYEPIKDATGEVVGALYVGDKIESINSIRNAIASSVVGRTGESFVVLGDKFLIAPSWSSDGSDAASVLDDRGESRYQGLLETVRGEGGVQIAKVYDEQGSPRLVAAMHYEPWDWVIFCELPEQDIMGAVASVESAASGLAFWLPVIGVSVVVIAVLIGYLFAARFARPVQQVAATLAEIAEGEGDLTRRLPVVGGPEERALAGAFNNFASTVHDILVEVRGLSATVAGGTAEISSTSKQLVDDMTEQSRLIESTSAAVEELSQSADSVAERTEQAASLATEAGDVAHGSGETLGKTIRNLETIRDSVTAAADAVGLLGQRGAQIGEIIQVINDIADQTNLLALNAAIEAARAGEHGRGFAVVADEVRKLADRTTKATSQITESIEGMQSETDTSVEKINLGSEQANEGAREADQARGSLEKIVESASSVGTLVTDIAAAASEQSQASREISSSVETISRTSVQAREFSETVSNTSGHLAQNAETLSTLVARFKLDERKRSG; encoded by the coding sequence ATGCGACTTGCACAGCGTTTCGGATTACTCATCGGATTGGCGACCGGTTTTTCAGTGTTGAGTCTGGTCGTTTTCACCGGCCTGCTGTTCTACAACCTGACCGGATCGATTACGTCTGCGATCGAAGAGGACGGCCAGAGCAGCCTGACCGCGGTGATCGAGACGATGGGAACGGTCTGCTCGACGCAGGACGAACTGCTGCGCGTGAAGATCAACAACGACCTGAACGTCGCTCGTGACCGCATGGTCTCGGCGGGCGGCGCGTCGCTATCGGACCAGACCGAGACGTGGGACATCGTGAATCAGTTCACGAAGGCCGGGTCGACGGTCGAACTGCCCAGGCTCAGCGTCGGCGACACCTGGCTGGGCAAGATCAGCTCGCTGGAGGCGTCGGCCCCGCTCGTGGACGAGGTCAAGGCACTCGTGGGCGGCACCTGCACGGTCTTCCAACGCGTCAACGAGGCGGGCGACATGCTCCGTGTCGCCACGAACGTCGCCAAACTCGACGGCACCCGCGCCATCGGCACCTACATCCCCGCGACCAATCCCGACGGCAAGCCCAACGGCGTGGTCGCGACGCTGCTCAGCGGCGAGACCTTCCGCGGGCGGGCTTATGTCGTCAACGACTGGTACCTCACCGCCTACGAGCCGATCAAGGACGCGACCGGCGAGGTCGTCGGTGCCCTTTACGTCGGCGACAAGATCGAGAGCATCAACAGCATCCGCAACGCCATCGCGTCTTCGGTCGTCGGCCGGACGGGTGAGTCGTTCGTGGTGCTTGGCGACAAGTTCCTGATCGCGCCGAGCTGGTCGTCCGACGGCAGCGACGCGGCCTCGGTGCTAGATGACCGTGGCGAGTCGCGCTACCAGGGCCTGCTCGAGACCGTCCGCGGCGAGGGCGGTGTTCAGATCGCCAAGGTCTACGACGAGCAGGGCAGCCCACGTCTGGTCGCGGCGATGCACTACGAGCCTTGGGACTGGGTGATCTTCTGCGAACTTCCCGAGCAGGACATCATGGGCGCGGTGGCGTCGGTGGAATCGGCCGCGTCCGGCCTGGCCTTCTGGCTGCCGGTCATCGGCGTGAGCGTGGTGGTGATCGCGGTGTTGATCGGCTACCTGTTCGCGGCCCGCTTCGCCCGGCCGGTGCAGCAGGTGGCCGCGACTCTCGCCGAGATCGCCGAGGGCGAGGGCGACCTGACCCGCCGTCTGCCCGTGGTCGGCGGCCCGGAAGAACGAGCGCTCGCCGGTGCTTTCAATAATTTCGCCAGCACGGTGCACGACATCCTCGTCGAGGTGCGTGGTCTGAGCGCGACGGTCGCGGGCGGCACCGCAGAGATCTCGTCAACGTCGAAGCAACTCGTTGACGACATGACCGAGCAGAGCAGGCTGATCGAGAGCACGTCGGCGGCGGTCGAGGAGCTGTCGCAGAGCGCCGACTCGGTCGCCGAACGCACCGAGCAGGCCGCATCGCTGGCCACCGAGGCGGGCGACGTCGCCCACGGCAGCGGCGAGACGCTCGGCAAGACCATCCGCAATCTCGAGACGATCCGTGACAGCGTGACCGCCGCGGCCGACGCCGTCGGCCTGCTGGGCCAACGCGGCGCGCAGATCGGCGAGATCATCCAGGTCATCAACGACATCGCCGACCAGACCAACCTGCTCGCCCTCAACGCGGCCATCGAAGCGGCCCGGGCCGGCGAGCACGGGCGCGGCTTCGCGGTTGTGGCCGACGAGGTCCGCAAGCTCGCCGACCGGACGACCAAAGCGACCTCCCAGATCACCGAGTCCATCGAGGGCATGCAGTCCGAGACCGACACGTCGGTCGAGAAGATCAACCTCGGCAGCGAGCAGGCCAACGAGGGCGCCCGCGAGGCCGATCAGGCCCGAGGATCGCTCGAGAAGATTGTCGAATCGGCGTCGAGTGTCGGCACGCTGGTGACCGACATCGCGGCGGCGGCGAGCGAGCAGTCGCAGGCCTCTCGTGAGATCAGTTCGAGCGTCGAGACGATCTCGCGCACCTCCGTTCAGGCCCGGGAGTTCTCCGAGACGGTCTCGAATACCTCGGGTCACCTGGCCCAGAACGCCGAGACCCTGAGCACGCTGGTCGCCCGCTTCAAGCTCGACGAGCGCAAGCGCTCCGGCTGA
- a CDS encoding beta-ketoacyl-[acyl-carrier-protein] synthase family protein yields the protein MADKIVVTGIGWVTPLGHDIERVWQRLIQGDCGIGPIQQFDASTYPTSIAAEVTDFDHNEFVKHPEAHANTGRNVGYALGAATMAWRSAKLDAYDEQGKLDHDRLGIYLGSGEGLIDFDHYVEANLAGWQADASAVDGVKWIEAARRLLTPDGEIEQEPNMPLAHLAMEFDARGPAYNCLTACAASTQAIGEAMHILRHGDADVMITGGAHTMIHPLGVTGFNRLTALSNRNDDPATASRPFSRDRDGFVIGEGSGILILETEEHARARGAEILAEIAGYGSTADAYRITDIHPDGRGAAQAMRLALRNAGVTTDQIDYISAHGTSTKENDVIESKAVKAVFGDRAPDVPISSIKSMLGHLIAAAGSTEAIVCVLALRDQVLPPTINLHNPDPECDLDYVPNEARRTDVNICLSNSFGFGGQNDTLIIRRYAS from the coding sequence ATGGCCGACAAGATCGTCGTTACAGGCATCGGATGGGTCACGCCGCTCGGGCACGACATCGAGCGCGTCTGGCAACGCCTTATTCAGGGCGACTGCGGCATCGGGCCCATCCAGCAGTTTGACGCCTCCACCTACCCCACCTCCATCGCCGCGGAGGTCACCGACTTCGACCACAACGAGTTCGTCAAGCACCCCGAGGCACACGCCAACACCGGACGTAACGTGGGCTACGCGCTCGGCGCCGCGACCATGGCCTGGCGATCGGCGAAGCTCGACGCCTACGACGAGCAGGGCAAACTCGATCACGACCGCCTGGGCATCTACCTCGGCTCGGGCGAGGGGCTGATCGACTTCGACCACTACGTCGAGGCCAACCTCGCCGGCTGGCAGGCCGACGCGAGCGCGGTGGACGGCGTCAAGTGGATCGAGGCGGCACGCAGGCTGCTCACGCCCGACGGCGAGATCGAGCAGGAGCCCAACATGCCGCTCGCCCACCTCGCCATGGAGTTCGACGCCCGCGGGCCGGCCTACAACTGCCTGACCGCCTGCGCCGCATCGACCCAGGCGATCGGCGAGGCGATGCACATCCTCCGCCATGGCGACGCCGACGTGATGATCACCGGCGGCGCACACACCATGATCCACCCGCTCGGCGTCACGGGCTTCAACCGGCTCACCGCCCTCTCCAACCGCAACGACGACCCCGCCACCGCATCGCGACCCTTCTCCCGTGACCGCGACGGCTTTGTCATCGGCGAGGGCAGCGGCATCCTCATCCTCGAAACCGAGGAACACGCCCGGGCACGCGGCGCCGAGATCCTCGCCGAGATCGCCGGCTACGGCTCCACCGCCGACGCCTACCGCATCACCGACATTCATCCCGACGGGCGTGGCGCCGCGCAGGCCATGCGCCTCGCCCTGCGCAACGCGGGCGTCACCACCGATCAGATCGACTACATCTCGGCCCACGGCACCTCGACCAAGGAGAACGACGTCATCGAGTCGAAGGCGGTCAAGGCCGTGTTCGGCGACCGCGCTCCGGACGTGCCCATCAGCTCCATCAAGAGCATGCTCGGCCACCTCATCGCCGCCGCCGGCTCCACCGAGGCCATCGTCTGCGTCCTCGCCCTCCGCGACCAGGTCCTGCCCCCCACCATCAACCTCCACAACCCCGACCCCGAGTGCGACCTCGACTACGTCCCCAACGAGGCACGCAGGACCGACGTCAACATCTGCCTGAGCAACTCCTTCGGCTTCGGCGGGCAGAACGACACGCTCATCATCCGCCGCTACGCCTCGTAA
- a CDS encoding beta-ketoacyl-[acyl-carrier-protein] synthase family protein — protein MTRPVVISGLGPVCGLGLGIDALWEQACAGASAIAPVSAFDASDFKCPYGAEVSDFSVRNFVPKTYRKATKVMARDIEFAVACADLAARDAGLQTKGTAEGDERSYASARMGAHIGAGLIAADVNELTMAMAESVDDGGTFDMHQWGREGMQRLTPLWLLKYLPNMLACHVTIIHDTHGPSNTITCSQASGLLSVGESLRVIQRDDADLCFCGGAESRVNPLGMLRQEYLRLTTDASSTPPDEVVRPMDRDATGTVVGEGGAILILEAEDDYKQRTDKPAYARITGFAASQTVHPAKHNREPHPGGSANRRAIERALADAGLVADDIDLIVPGACGTPAFDQAEAEALRRVFGDRLARLPVLGHKALLGECFAGSGAIDLAIAAVALAHQKVPAIVNRNNPLPGISGNAPARETPLRHALVCGSSVGGQNAAIVLSQAS, from the coding sequence ATGACACGACCCGTGGTCATCAGCGGACTCGGCCCGGTTTGCGGGCTGGGCCTCGGCATCGACGCACTCTGGGAGCAGGCCTGCGCCGGGGCCTCGGCGATCGCGCCCGTCTCCGCCTTCGACGCCTCCGACTTCAAGTGCCCCTACGGCGCGGAGGTCAGCGACTTCAGCGTCCGCAACTTTGTGCCCAAGACCTACCGCAAGGCCACCAAGGTCATGGCACGGGACATCGAGTTCGCCGTCGCCTGCGCCGACCTGGCCGCCCGCGACGCGGGGCTCCAGACCAAGGGCACCGCCGAGGGGGACGAGCGCTCCTACGCCTCGGCCCGGATGGGTGCGCACATCGGCGCCGGCCTGATCGCCGCCGACGTCAACGAGCTGACCATGGCCATGGCCGAGTCGGTGGACGACGGGGGCACCTTCGACATGCACCAGTGGGGCCGCGAGGGGATGCAGCGGCTGACCCCGCTCTGGCTGCTCAAGTACCTGCCCAACATGCTCGCCTGCCACGTCACGATCATCCACGACACCCACGGGCCGTCGAACACCATCACCTGCTCGCAGGCCAGCGGCCTGCTGAGCGTGGGCGAGTCGCTGAGGGTGATCCAGCGTGACGACGCCGACCTGTGCTTCTGCGGCGGGGCCGAGTCACGCGTGAACCCGCTGGGCATGCTCCGGCAGGAATATCTCAGGCTCACGACCGACGCCTCCAGCACGCCGCCCGACGAGGTCGTCCGGCCGATGGACCGCGACGCGACCGGCACCGTGGTCGGCGAGGGCGGGGCGATCCTGATCCTCGAAGCCGAGGACGACTACAAACAGCGCACCGACAAACCGGCCTACGCGCGGATCACCGGGTTCGCCGCCTCGCAGACGGTGCATCCTGCCAAGCACAACCGCGAGCCGCACCCCGGGGGCAGCGCCAACCGGCGAGCCATCGAACGCGCGCTCGCCGACGCCGGCCTGGTGGCGGATGACATCGACCTGATCGTCCCCGGTGCCTGCGGCACGCCCGCTTTCGATCAGGCCGAGGCCGAGGCCCTTCGGCGTGTCTTTGGCGATCGTCTCGCGCGGCTGCCGGTGCTCGGCCACAAGGCGCTGCTGGGCGAGTGCTTCGCCGGCAGCGGGGCCATCGACCTCGCCATCGCCGCCGTGGCGCTCGCGCACCAGAAGGTGCCCGCCATCGTCAACCGCAACAACCCCCTCCCGGGCATCTCAGGCAACGCGCCGGCCCGGGAAACGCCGCTCCGCCACGCGCTCGTGTGCGGGTCGAGCGTCGGCGGCCAGAACGCCGCGATCGTCCTCAGTCAAGCCTCCTGA
- a CDS encoding N-acetylmuramoyl-L-alanine amidase-like domain-containing protein, with protein sequence MPQSPLRTPWVSVLTLALSLGITGCQSDSGSSDSIDAAPAETTEVAATQPAEPSREQKVVEGRLGMLMEEIELCEQLGLDPVEIAALNKRPLYTFNETEVHRYLQFLHATQPDLRTRVKTLARKNLGQPYEIYLLGEAPFETYDPQPLYCLDRSDCVVYVEHMLAMGLGSDWPKFFGLLQRIRYNSGQIGLATRNHYSEADWAPNNSWLVTDISEQVAGDGVATYPMKVDRARMLKRVGGLEVAIPVESRVESYVPFEETVRALPELQTGDLAFIVRGTGPESLWVGHMTMVIRTENDAIHLIHSTPPVVKEEPITEYIRRSVAQIPDREAAGKSRFYGFKFMRLNEDALDRLVELDGPDAPVLSLPSGARLQMSPQAKIAR encoded by the coding sequence ATGCCGCAATCACCTCTTCGCACCCCCTGGGTCTCGGTCCTGACGCTGGCCCTGTCGCTGGGCATCACCGGCTGCCAGTCGGATTCGGGATCGTCCGACTCGATCGATGCCGCGCCCGCCGAGACGACGGAGGTCGCTGCCACGCAACCCGCCGAACCGTCGCGCGAGCAGAAGGTCGTCGAGGGCCGGCTGGGCATGCTGATGGAGGAGATCGAGCTGTGCGAGCAGCTCGGCCTGGACCCCGTCGAGATCGCGGCGCTCAACAAGCGTCCGCTCTACACCTTCAACGAGACCGAGGTGCACCGCTACCTGCAGTTCCTCCACGCGACGCAGCCCGACCTGCGCACCCGCGTCAAGACGCTCGCCCGCAAGAACCTCGGCCAGCCCTACGAGATCTACCTCCTCGGCGAGGCGCCGTTCGAGACCTACGACCCCCAGCCGCTCTACTGCCTGGACCGCAGCGACTGCGTGGTCTACGTCGAGCACATGCTCGCCATGGGCCTCGGCAGCGACTGGCCCAAGTTCTTCGGGCTGCTCCAGCGCATCCGGTACAACAGCGGGCAGATCGGCCTGGCGACCCGCAACCACTACTCCGAGGCCGACTGGGCGCCCAACAACAGCTGGCTCGTGACCGACATCTCCGAGCAGGTAGCGGGCGATGGCGTCGCCACCTACCCCATGAAGGTCGACCGCGCGAGAATGCTCAAGCGCGTCGGCGGGCTCGAAGTGGCTATCCCGGTTGAGAGCCGTGTCGAGAGCTACGTGCCCTTCGAGGAAACCGTGCGTGCGCTGCCCGAGCTCCAGACAGGCGACCTCGCCTTCATCGTGCGCGGCACCGGACCCGAGAGCCTCTGGGTCGGGCACATGACCATGGTCATCCGCACCGAGAACGACGCCATCCACCTGATCCACTCCACCCCGCCCGTGGTCAAGGAGGAGCCGATCACCGAGTACATCCGCCGATCGGTCGCCCAGATCCCCGACCGCGAGGCGGCGGGCAAGTCACGTTTCTACGGCTTCAAGTTCATGCGTCTCAACGAGGACGCGCTGGATCGGCTGGTGGAACTCGACGGCCCCGACGCGCCGGTGCTCTCGCTGCCCTCGGGCGCCCGCCTGCAGATGTCCCCGCAGGCGAAGATCGCCCGCTGA
- a CDS encoding prepilin-type N-terminal cleavage/methylation domain-containing protein: protein MPAARNRAFTLIELLVVISIIALLIGILLPALGSARTLAKDAQSLSNTRQIGSIALTSFLVEQDGRFPWHSSTIPSSNRPANGAKPRWADYLYPYIQSTDVFINPHIDIDESILAKTWWHEASNVDALKAAQNPQRDYSGQGDPDADYNRWGGYGYNYQYLGNARNGVEFRRAVETVYAASQTVVIGDTEGADGGTEGQYVIDPPLPSERGSGKPSGYYANTRSTPVDRGGSTSEFTFADGHAESVSAVSLDDFDNDEALDNGYWNGFGDAGQR from the coding sequence ATGCCCGCAGCCCGCAACCGCGCCTTCACCCTGATCGAACTGCTTGTCGTGATCTCGATCATCGCCCTGCTCATCGGCATCCTCCTGCCGGCCCTCGGCAGCGCCCGGACCCTCGCCAAGGACGCCCAGAGCCTCTCCAACACCCGCCAGATCGGGTCAATCGCCCTCACCAGCTTCCTCGTGGAGCAGGACGGCCGCTTCCCCTGGCACTCGTCGACGATCCCCAGCAGCAACCGGCCCGCCAACGGCGCCAAGCCGCGCTGGGCCGACTACCTCTACCCCTACATCCAGAGCACGGACGTCTTCATCAACCCGCACATCGACATCGACGAATCGATCCTCGCCAAGACGTGGTGGCACGAGGCAAGCAACGTCGATGCTCTCAAGGCGGCCCAGAACCCCCAGCGCGACTACTCCGGTCAGGGCGACCCCGACGCCGATTACAACCGCTGGGGCGGCTATGGCTACAACTATCAGTACCTGGGCAACGCCCGCAACGGCGTTGAGTTCCGCCGGGCTGTCGAGACGGTCTACGCGGCCTCGCAGACCGTGGTGATCGGCGACACGGAGGGTGCCGACGGCGGCACCGAGGGTCAGTATGTCATTGACCCGCCGCTCCCCTCGGAGCGTGGCAGCGGCAAGCCCTCGGGCTACTACGCCAACACGCGTTCGACGCCTGTTGACCGCGGCGGCAGCACCAGCGAGTTCACCTTCGCCGACGGCCACGCCGAATCGGTCTCCGCCGTCTCACTCGACGACTTCGACAACGACGAGGCCCTCGACAACGGCTACTGGAACGGCTTCGGCGACGCGGGCCAGCGCTGA
- the hisF gene encoding imidazole glycerol phosphate synthase subunit HisF, with the protein MLTHRIIPCLDVKSGRVVKGVNFVDLVDAGDPVQIARAYDEQGADELVFLDITASHEGRGIIHDVVRQVAEQCFMPFTVGGGIRTIDDVTALIQAGAEKVSINTAAVVTPEIVSQTARRFGTCATVVNIDPKRVPIDDYLSRAGKDAPVTESTERPGTCFEVHTHGGRTPVGLDALDWAQRVVELGAGEIVLTSMDGDGTQTGYDIEITRLVAQAVSVPVVASGGAGSPEHIADVLEEGCADAALAASIFHFGTYTIAETKEYLARRGLPVRTVVPLAS; encoded by the coding sequence ATGCTCACCCACCGCATCATCCCCTGCCTCGATGTGAAGTCCGGGCGTGTCGTCAAAGGCGTCAACTTCGTCGACCTCGTCGACGCGGGCGACCCGGTCCAGATCGCCCGCGCTTACGACGAGCAGGGAGCCGACGAACTCGTCTTTCTCGATATCACCGCCAGCCACGAGGGCCGCGGGATCATCCACGACGTCGTCCGGCAGGTCGCCGAGCAGTGCTTCATGCCCTTTACCGTCGGCGGGGGCATCCGCACCATTGACGACGTGACCGCGCTCATCCAGGCCGGTGCCGAGAAGGTGAGTATCAACACCGCCGCCGTCGTGACGCCGGAGATCGTGAGCCAGACCGCCCGACGCTTCGGCACCTGCGCGACCGTCGTCAACATCGACCCCAAACGCGTGCCCATCGACGATTACCTCAGCCGAGCGGGTAAGGACGCCCCGGTCACCGAGTCGACCGAGCGGCCCGGGACCTGTTTCGAAGTGCACACCCATGGCGGGCGCACGCCCGTCGGGCTGGATGCGTTGGACTGGGCCCAACGCGTCGTCGAACTCGGCGCCGGCGAGATCGTCCTGACCTCGATGGATGGCGACGGCACCCAGACCGGTTATGACATCGAGATCACCCGGCTGGTCGCTCAGGCCGTGAGCGTGCCCGTGGTCGCCTCAGGGGGCGCGGGGAGTCCCGAGCACATCGCCGACGTGCTCGAGGAGGGCTGTGCCGATGCGGCTTTGGCCGCGAGCATCTTCCACTTCGGGACCTACACGATCGCCGAGACCAAGGAATATCTGGCCCGGCGCGGCCTGCCGGTGCGTACAGTCGTTCCCCTCGCCTCTTGA